In bacterium, the sequence ACTCAGGCAAAAGGCAAAAATTCCACCTAGTCCGAAAAGCCATGCAAGGATCTTCATGTTTCAGCCTCCTCGGTTAGCAGGCGAGGACGCCTGCGGTCCGTAATGCGGACGGGACGTCCGCGCTCCATAATTCTAATTCAGATAGCCAAGATTGCGAAGTTGCTCACGAATTTGATCCCAGTTCGATTCGTCCGTCGGAGCTTTATACGCGCGCGTGAGCTTGTCTTTGTATTCATGCAATTGACTCTTCATCTTTCGATGATTCTGGTTGTCAGGATTAAAACGTTCAGTGACAAGCTGAAACTCTCCCATACGAAATGGAAACATGTGTGATAAACCGTTTGGCATCGTCAACAGCCTGTAAAAAACATCCTCTTCTCTGGCCTGGACTCCCATTCTGTACGGATCGTTATGCACTCCTTGAGCTGGATGAGAAAGACCGGTGCAAGCAAGCGCGATCAGTTGAGGCGGATTTGCCTTTCCTTGCATCGCGTCAGAGAGGTCCTGGCCGTCCAATTTTTCACTGGTCTGAATTTTGATTTCACTGAGCCCGGCAACAGTTGGAAACACATCAACGGCCCGGGTAACGTTCGGATAGTAATCGAGCAACACGGTTCCAGCAGGCGCGCGAATCATCAGTGGTATTTCCAGCGCCTCCGGCTCCAGGCCCCCATGTGTCCACTGAAACGGAGAATCAGAGCGATAGAGTATTTCGCCATGATCAGCCGTGAAGATAATCAGGCTTTCATCCAGGAGTTTCTCTTTCCGAATCAGATCAATTGTCTCTCCAAAACGTCTGTCAAGAATGCGAACGCTCGACTCATAAGTCACTCTTACCACATCGATCAGTTTTTTTACTTCGGCCGGCGCAAGGCCAAGCGATTTAATTGTGGCTGCAAATTGTAGCTGCAAATCCATATGGTTTTTTGCATAGATGGGAACATAGCGAATCAGATCCTCTCGTGAAACGCCGCTACATTCTTCAGGAAACTCTGCGCAAAATGATGTTGTAACAGCGATACTGGAATTTTCCGAATAAGGCGCATGCGTCATCGAAAAGTTGACCTGAAGGAAGGCATTGTAGGTCTTCCGCGATCGAAGTCGTCTTAAAATGGTCATGAACCTTTGATCCGTTGCTGTTAACGCCCCAATTCTTGGATCATGGTGGATCACATTCCGGGAAAGAACGCCCTGCGCAAAGTTCAGTTCAGCGGAAGCCAGGGTATGAGCGTTCCAGAAAAACGTTTCATAGCTGTTTTTCTGAAATGCTTCAGCAATCAAGTAATTGCTGTCCGCCAGGGTTTGCGGATGGTAATAAACTCCATGCCTGTACATATAGGTTCCGGAGAAAAGACCGGCATAGCCCGCTCCTGAAAATCCGGACTCGCTTTCGTGTTTCAGGAAAACTGTGGAGCCTTTTGCAAAGGACTTTAGATTCGGCGTATACCGAACCGAGCCGTTATAGGGAGCCAGGAGGTCCTTATTCAGAGAACAGGTCGCATACAAGAGAACAAATCGCGGAGAACGGGGTGATTTTTGCGGAAGGAATTCCAGGTCACGGGAAGAAGGGGAAAGATTCATCAGGAACAGGAAAACGGCCGCGATTATAGCAAGCAAAATAAGAACAGTGTTGCGTCCGTTCATTTAACTGAGGAAAGAACCTGTGCGCATTGGTTTTTTTCGTAGAGAATTTTGTTCGTTTTATGCTGTTCCTTCGATACCGGAATCTCCAAAAGTCTGGTTAGAAGCACGCAGGCCTTATCGACCGTGTAGTAACTGGCTAAACCCTGCATGCTCTGGACATGATCCGGCGCCGTCTGCAGCATTTTTTGCATCAGGTCAACCTTTCTTTTGGGAAAACGGGTAGAGGCAGCCATTTGGTACCAGGGTACCGCAATACCGGGCGCCATCTCATTCATCGAATTATACAAATTGTAGGCTTCTTCCCGTTTTCGAAGTAAGAAGTTCACATCCGCCAACTGGGCGGTGATCCACGGATTCTTTGGATAAATCCGATGCAGTTCCTGATAGAACTTCAGCTGCTCAACATGGCTCACGTTATATTTCAGCCAATCATTCGCTGCCATGTCACGAAGTGTACTTTCCTTTGGCCAGTTACCATCTCCAGGCCGTATTTTCGCATCACAACCGAACATATTCTGTTCAGATAGAAAAGACATCAATGTTTCAGCGATCAACCGGTGCGCGTAAGGATTCAAGCCACCAAAAACTTGAGAAGAAGCGAGGTATCGATCTCCTGCCTTCTCGCGAAAAGTTACAAGCAGATCCAGTGTAGGAAAACCGTTCTGTTGAATGTGTGTCACAAACTTTGGATAAAATTGGAACACCGGACCGGAAGACATAGTCCGGGAGTCATAGTGATTGAAGTTACGTCCCATTTTTCCCGTATCAATTGGAGGAAACACCATAAAACCAACAGGTACCGAATTCTTGTCCGACCAGCTCTTAATCACAGCCAGAGATTCGGAAAATATTTTCCAATCCAAAGATTGATCACTAAAAACTTCATTTTGCTTGGCAGTATAAAGCTCGTGTTCCTTTTCCCTTTGCAGAACGTGAAAAAATCTAAGATAGCTGTAAAACTCAATATCACTGGGAACAACCTGAAAGATAACTAAATCCGGATTCAGGTATTGACCGTGCGCAAACAGCTTGACGACCTCGTCTGTCATCTTGTGACCGTTTATGGAGAGCGAGATTACTTCAGATTTGAAGTTCTTGCATTTCCGGTTCAAGAGGCCGGCTAATAAATACGGGTAAGTTTCTTCCAGCGGCAAATTTACTGTGCAGGTCATTCCGTTCCCTATCACCAGGATCCTGAACGTATTGGGCGGATGAGCGGTAGTGTATTCCGGCGTCCAGAATCCCTGTGAATTTTGCTTGTCATGAAATCCAAAGTTTCTTGTAAATGGAAAGGTCATAATCATATTGAGAGAGGCTCTGGCTTGATACGGGAAACGAAAGGTCGTTTCGTAAACCGTGTAGGAAGCCGCCTGACGGCGACTTTCCTTTTCAACAGGACCAATCTTCCGTTGCACGCCACGCTGGGCACTGGCTCGCACAAATGTAAGTACGGCAGCAGTGATACTCAGCACAAGGAACAACACACAAGCAACAAGAGAAAAACGCTTGTAGGTCATTTTTTGTTGAGATCCATCGCTTTACCGGCGCTCAGGACACCGGTTTTTTTCATACAAGTCTTTACTTCTATCGAATAGTTCCTGACTCTGAGGGATCTCCATGAGGCGTTTCAAAAGGGCGCACGCAGGTGCAACTTGATTCTCTGCCAGATAAAGCTGGATAAGATCCTGCATGGCCAAATTATGATCAGGCACTATTTGAATCATTCGTTTAAGAAAATTCTTTTTTTGTGCGCGATCCTGGATGCAAAGAGACATATGATACCATGGTGCCGCGAACGAAGGAGCGAACTCGGTTAGTGATAGATAAGTTTGGAATGCTTCGTCCCATCTCCGCAGTCCATGATAGACAAGTGCAAGTTCCATAGTAATCCAGGGGTCGTTCGGATAAAGTTTTTTTAAGGCCTTGAAGAATTCCAGTTGTTTTTCGTAACTGGCACTAAATTGTAACCAGTCCCTGGCTGCTTGTTTACGGAGCTTCTCTTCCACCTCCCAGTGATTGCCAGCTTCCTGGAGACCGGATCTGGAAAATGGCACAAGCTTTTCGCGGTAAAGAAACGGAGCGATTGCTTCTGCTGCCAATTGATGCGCATAGACATTGGGATGTCCATCCGTTTTTGAAACAGCCAAAAAGTTATCTCCTGCTTTCTCTCGAAAGTAATCCATAAGAAAAATTGCGGGAAAATTGCGGGAGCGGACCTCGGCAATGACTTTTTCAAAATCGGTAAGCCAGGGAAACTTCTGGATGTTATAATGTTTGAAGTTGTGTCCCTCCTTGCCGACATCGACAACTGGAAAGAACAGAAAACCTACGGGTACTGAATTTGTTCGAGACCAATCGCCAATTGCTTCGAGACATTCTGAGAATATAGTCCAGTCCAGTGATCCTTCCTTCCATATCTCTTTTTGTATTTGTACCGGTTTGATCTTACTGGCAGTGACGCCTTGAAAACGCGATATGCCTACGTAGTCGTAGAAGTCCAGGTCATTCACACAGACCTGAATGAGAACCAGGTCCGGCTTTAGAGACTGGCCGTGAACAAGAAGTTTAATCAGGTTATCGACAAGTCTGTGACCGCGAACGCCCAATCCGATCAATTCAAAATGGATGTCCGGACATTTCTGTCGAAGCAATCCTTGCAAAACCTGTGGAAATGTCTCTTCCTGCCTAACGCCCTGCCCCCACGTAATGGAATCTCCCAGAACCAGAATTCGAAATGTATCTCGTGGATGGGCCAAAGTATATTCCGGGGTGCGAAATCCCTGGGAATTGTGCCGCGCTCCAAATTCAGACACTTCGCTGAAGGGTTCTTGGGTGTGCATGTGAGTACTTCTAGCCTTGAATGGATAATAAAATGGGGTCTGGTGATAAATGAACTTGGTGATCTGGCCTTGAACTCGATTCGAAGCAGGATGAACGGTTGGGAGTTGGTTATTTCCGCGACTGGATTTCAAAACCACAACGAATCCTAGGCCCAGAGATAGACCAAAAATGATTGCAGAAACACGGATAAAAAGAGATCTGTAGTTCATCCTATTTGCGCGCGCGAGATTTGTGCCGGCGATGGCGAAGGGATCTGCCTTTTGACTTCAAAGCATTCAAGAGTTCCCGGCTGAAACCGAGACGTCTCGCCTTCTTGACCCGCTTTCTCAGCAGCCGTTTGGACTCGGTGAACGATTCGCTAAAGCGGGTTCTATCTCTTTGCAGCGATTCGCTTATTTTGGAAAATGCATTTTGAACGTCGTGAAATGAACTCCGGAATCTACGAGTTTCTCTCCAATATAGATTTCTTGTTTTTCTCCTATATCTTTTCAGCCAGTGAAAATGTTTGTTTTCTGTTCCAATCCAAACGCGGTTATAAAAATCCTCATAGTCAGCGCGGGACGGAAATACTCCAACCCGCGGAACTTTATAGGATGATGATGCAGCGTGAAATTCAGGCGCGAAAATGGTCCCGCGAGGACGCCGGTAGAATTTATACTTTGCATCATACAGAGTAGTCTGGAATAATTCGACGTAATCCTTGATCATGTCTTTGGTCTGAAACGGACCATCCCTGATCGTCTCATAAGCCCTTTGTGACATCGTCTGTCGTAAACCGAGTTCTCTGCTTAAACCGGCAAGACGTTCTACAAACGTATCAATGTCGCCAACAGGCGCTGTAAAACCGTTCACTCCATTCTTGATCAGTTCGGGAATACCGGAAGCAACTTCACTTACAACTGGAATGCATCCGCGCCCCATCGCTTCCAGGAGAGCCTGTGGCATCCCTTCAAACTCGGAAGTCATCAGAAACACATCCTGCTGTTCAAGAAGCGGTAACACTTCTTTGTGAGGAAGCGCGCCCAGAAATCGTATCCATCCTTTTTCAATTAGAACTTTCGATGCTTCCACGAAACTTTCTATATCGGGACCGTTCCCCGCCACAATCAATTCGGCCGAGGTCCCTTGATGATTGAGTCGTTCCAAGATCCGGGGAAGATCCAGAATCCGTTTTTGTGTTTGCAAAAGACTTCCATGATAAACAATCCTCAGTTTCTGTCCGTTCCTCCATTCTCGAACCGGCAGAGCTGGCGGAATGGACGTACCGTAGGATATAGTAATGATTCTGTTTGCAAGATTCGGATTCTGTTCTCGAATGCTTGCTGCGATTTTGCGGCTTACTGCAACGATTGCATTCCAGTAGCGTCCGTAACGCGTGACATTCTCGTAGTATTCAGCGTCGTCTTTGTGCGCAATTCCAACCACAGAAATGTTGTTGGATAATTTTGGAACTACGCAAGCATTGCGCCAATCATTGTTAGGAATGTAAACGCATGTAGCCGCATGCTCCAGATACTGAATCATGGATCCCCATCGAGCGCCCAGAGAATCAGAGGATTCGAGCGCAAGACGATCCACAGGAACTTCGAAAGGAAAATTGTAATCAGGCTCAGTCAAAAGGACCCTGGATTGAATTCCCCTTTCATTCAAACCGGCTACAAGATTTTGAGAAAAGACGGGGATCCCGGACAGGTTTGTGCCGGGAACCGCTGCGATGACCTGAAACCGCGGGAGAGTCTTTCTCCATTCTGGTTTGTGACTTTCTCCCATCAAATACATCGTGCGACGAAAATCATCCCAGTCCCAATCGGATAGGAATTGTCCAACACCTTTCACTTTCTTGTAGTACTTCACCGGAAAAATGTTAACGCCATCAACGCTTGCGGGAGGGCTTACCATCGGTCCCACCGGCCTTCTGTACAGATGAAATTTTGATTTCACGAGAACGCGGCGGAAAAGCGCGTGATATTCCTTCGCCATGTGAGTCACATTAAAGGGTCCCGATTCAATCGTTCGATAGGCACTCCGGGACATCTTCTCCAACAAATCGGAATTCTGTTGCAAGCAGGTGAGATGCTCCGCAAAAGCCCGGATATCTCCAACAGTTACCAGATATCCGTTCGATTCGTGCCTGATCAGTTCTGGAATACCACTGTGGATATCTGTTACAACAGGCACGCATCCCCGTCCCATTGCTTCCAGCAATGCATTGGGCATTCCTTCAAATTCTGAAGTCATTAGAAAAACATCCTGTTCCTCCAGAATCTTTAGCATCTCGCTGTGGGGCACCAAACCTAAAAAATGCAAAGTACCGTCTTCTACAAAACTCTTGCAATCATTCAACAATTGGTCCTGCTGTTCGCCGGCTCCTGCGATTGTCATTTCGAATGGCACTTGAGCGCGCTGTAACGCTTCCAGGATGCGCGGTAAATCAAAAATCCTTTTTTGTCTTTGTATCAGCAGGCCATGGTAGATGAGTCTCAAAGGTCGAGGTTTTGAAAAATCCCGTTCAGGGTAATTCTTAGCACTCTCCACTCCGATCGGAATGGTCACAATGCGGTGCTTGACCGAATCGTTAACTTTTGCGGTTTTTTGCGCGACCGTTTTGCTCACAGTGGCAACTGCATCCCAGTAATCGCCGAGTCTTCTAACATGGTCGTAATGCAATGGATCATCGCTGTGCACAACACCAACAACCGACACACGCCTGGATAATCTTGGACAGATGCACGAATGGCGCCAATCGGCATTCGGGACGTAAACGCAGGGAGCGCGGTCCTCAAGGTATCGAATCATGGCTCCCCAATGAGATCCCCATTGTTCATTCGGCTTTACGGGAAGAAACTCAACGGGAATATCGGAGGGCAGGGGCATCAGCGAATCGCCGATCGTGACAAGATTTGAGTGCTGCTCGGTCAGTAAAAGATGGGCGTCGACCCCAATTCTTCTCAAGCCTCTGACCAGGTTTTCAGAAAAAATATTAACGCCACTGAGGCTCCAATAACTCGAAGCGACTACAACTTGAAACTTCATCGAACAGAAAGTTTATCAAGTAGCGACTGAAGTCGCTACTACCAGCCCGACTACGACGATGTTGGTATGCACGGGCTCGGAGTAGCGACTTTGTTCATAACGTCCCAAAAGTATGGGTAACTGAGATTTTCATTTGATTGAAATGGTCAGTCCGCGAGCCCCTCTCCCTTCCGTAGTCAACATACTTTGCTTTTTAGCAAAAGCGTGTCTGCGGAAGGGAGCATCAATAAACCTTTGGTTTTTTTTACAGGATGGCAACTCTCGACGCTGCGCGATTCGAGTTGCCTAGAAGAGGGGAAGGGTGAGGGTAGGCTAATGAGAGCGATAGGATGTAACTGATGATTAACGACCCACTCCAAAAGAACAGAAGAAGATCACTGAGAAGACGCATGACTGTGGCGGAAAGAACACTATGCGTGAAATTACGATCTCGACGCCTAGGAAAACATAAGTTCCACAGGCGGACTAGTATCGACAATTATGCTGTTGATTTTTATTGCGCTGAAAAAAAGTTAATTGTTGAAATAGACGGTGACGTCCATGATTTTGATAGACAGAGACTCCTTGATCAAAAAAGAGAGCGATATCTGGAATCGCGCGGTTTTACTATTTTGAGATTTACGAACGTGCATGTGAAGAACTTAATCGAAGGAGTATTAACAAGTAGCTCGCCCTACCTTCTCCCTACCCTCTCCCTCCCACTGCTTTTCTCTGTGAAAACTTAATTTGACTCTTC encodes:
- a CDS encoding glycosyltransferase family 4 protein, coding for MKFQVVVASSYWSLSGVNIFSENLVRGLRRIGVDAHLLLTEQHSNLVTIGDSLMPLPSDIPVEFLPVKPNEQWGSHWGAMIRYLEDRAPCVYVPNADWRHSCICPRLSRRVSVVGVVHSDDPLHYDHVRRLGDYWDAVATVSKTVAQKTAKVNDSVKHRIVTIPIGVESAKNYPERDFSKPRPLRLIYHGLLIQRQKRIFDLPRILEALQRAQVPFEMTIAGAGEQQDQLLNDCKSFVEDGTLHFLGLVPHSEMLKILEEQDVFLMTSEFEGMPNALLEAMGRGCVPVVTDIHSGIPELIRHESNGYLVTVGDIRAFAEHLTCLQQNSDLLEKMSRSAYRTIESGPFNVTHMAKEYHALFRRVLVKSKFHLYRRPVGPMVSPPASVDGVNIFPVKYYKKVKGVGQFLSDWDWDDFRRTMYLMGESHKPEWRKTLPRFQVIAAVPGTNLSGIPVFSQNLVAGLNERGIQSRVLLTEPDYNFPFEVPVDRLALESSDSLGARWGSMIQYLEHAATCVYIPNNDWRNACVVPKLSNNISVVGIAHKDDAEYYENVTRYGRYWNAIVAVSRKIAASIREQNPNLANRIITISYGTSIPPALPVREWRNGQKLRIVYHGSLLQTQKRILDLPRILERLNHQGTSAELIVAGNGPDIESFVEASKVLIEKGWIRFLGALPHKEVLPLLEQQDVFLMTSEFEGMPQALLEAMGRGCIPVVSEVASGIPELIKNGVNGFTAPVGDIDTFVERLAGLSRELGLRQTMSQRAYETIRDGPFQTKDMIKDYVELFQTTLYDAKYKFYRRPRGTIFAPEFHAASSSYKVPRVGVFPSRADYEDFYNRVWIGTENKHFHWLKRYRRKTRNLYWRETRRFRSSFHDVQNAFSKISESLQRDRTRFSESFTESKRLLRKRVKKARRLGFSRELLNALKSKGRSLRHRRHKSRARK
- a CDS encoding GDSL-type esterase/lipase family protein: MNYRSLFIRVSAIIFGLSLGLGFVVVLKSSRGNNQLPTVHPASNRVQGQITKFIYHQTPFYYPFKARSTHMHTQEPFSEVSEFGARHNSQGFRTPEYTLAHPRDTFRILVLGDSITWGQGVRQEETFPQVLQGLLRQKCPDIHFELIGLGVRGHRLVDNLIKLLVHGQSLKPDLVLIQVCVNDLDFYDYVGISRFQGVTASKIKPVQIQKEIWKEGSLDWTIFSECLEAIGDWSRTNSVPVGFLFFPVVDVGKEGHNFKHYNIQKFPWLTDFEKVIAEVRSRNFPAIFLMDYFREKAGDNFLAVSKTDGHPNVYAHQLAAEAIAPFLYREKLVPFSRSGLQEAGNHWEVEEKLRKQAARDWLQFSASYEKQLEFFKALKKLYPNDPWITMELALVYHGLRRWDEAFQTYLSLTEFAPSFAAPWYHMSLCIQDRAQKKNFLKRMIQIVPDHNLAMQDLIQLYLAENQVAPACALLKRLMEIPQSQELFDRSKDLYEKNRCPERR
- a CDS encoding sulfatase-like hydrolase/transferase, yielding MNGRNTVLILLAIIAAVFLFLMNLSPSSRDLEFLPQKSPRSPRFVLLYATCSLNKDLLAPYNGSVRYTPNLKSFAKGSTVFLKHESESGFSGAGYAGLFSGTYMYRHGVYYHPQTLADSNYLIAEAFQKNSYETFFWNAHTLASAELNFAQGVLSRNVIHHDPRIGALTATDQRFMTILRRLRSRKTYNAFLQVNFSMTHAPYSENSSIAVTTSFCAEFPEECSGVSREDLIRYVPIYAKNHMDLQLQFAATIKSLGLAPAEVKKLIDVVRVTYESSVRILDRRFGETIDLIRKEKLLDESLIIFTADHGEILYRSDSPFQWTHGGLEPEALEIPLMIRAPAGTVLLDYYPNVTRAVDVFPTVAGLSEIKIQTSEKLDGQDLSDAMQGKANPPQLIALACTGLSHPAQGVHNDPYRMGVQAREEDVFYRLLTMPNGLSHMFPFRMGEFQLVTERFNPDNQNHRKMKSQLHEYKDKLTRAYKAPTDESNWDQIREQLRNLGYLN